The Cytophagales bacterium DNA segment TGTTGTAGCATCAATTATGAATGGGAAATACAAAAAAAGCCAAATCCCGCCCCTTTGGGATGGTAAGGCAACAGAAAGGATCTTTGAGGTAATTGAAAAGATTTTTAATGTAAACACCGAAAATGAAACCACTAATTACACTAATTACACTAATTAATAATTACACTAATTTAATTTGTGTAATTCGTGGTTGCTCCCTATTCCCCTATTTCCTTTATTTCCCTATTCCCTTCTAAGATCTCCTGGCAAAGCTCCACAAGCACCCCATTAGTAGATTTAGGATGCAGGAAACACACTAATTTGTTATCAGCGCCAGGTTTTGGCACTTCATTTAGCAGTACAAATTTTTCTTTTTTAAGACGCTCCATCTCTGCATTAATGTCTTTAACCTCAAAGGCTATATGGTGGACACCTTCTCCCCGTTTTTTTATAAACTTTGCAATGGGGCTATCTTCGTGAGTTGCCTCTAAAAGTTCAATTTTGGTATCACCTAATTTAAAAAATGAAGTGACCACACCTTCACTGGCTACTTCCTCAAGTTTATAGCGGCTGATTCCAAAAAGCTTTTTGAATAGCTCATTTGAACTGTTGATATTCTTTACAGCTATGCCAATATGCTCAACTTTTAACATAATTCAATTAAAAATTAAAGAGAAAAATAGATTTAGAATTAGGTAAAAAAAAGAATTTTATCTGAAAAAGTTATTAATTTTGGAATTTTTTATATAATTTTTTAGTTTAATATATTTAACCCTTTAGATAAACGTGTAAATTTATGGCTAAAAAAGATAAAAGTAAAAAAAGAGTACCACAAATACCTAAGACTAAAAAAGAAGCTATTGCACAAGCAAGACGTTATTTTTCTAATGCAAAAGATACGTTAATCAAT contains these protein-coding regions:
- the mce gene encoding methylmalonyl-CoA epimerase; amino-acid sequence: MLKVEHIGIAVKNINSSNELFKKLFGISRYKLEEVASEGVVTSFFKLGDTKIELLEATHEDSPIAKFIKKRGEGVHHIAFEVKDINAEMERLKKEKFVLLNEVPKPGADNKLVCFLHPKSTNGVLVELCQEILEGNREIKEIGE